The stretch of DNA TACACGGGTTTTTTAGTTGGTTTTATGTCCTTTATTATTTAATAAAGAATTCAACAGATTTATTTTAAAAAACAAAAGACAGACTTCTGCAAACGAAGTCTGTCTTTTGTTTTTCGAGTTTCACTTACACGTATCATTGATTATCTACCTTACGGATTAATAAGTCCTTGTTCTTTTGCCTTGAACACCACTTTATACCTTCCCGTAACTTCTAATTTTGAATAAATATTTGAAATATAATTTTTTCCCTGTTCCTTCCGTCAACGTCCACCAGAATATACTACTTTTGGTGATAATTCATTCGTGATGAAGAAAATTCGACACTAATCCATAATGCAAACGCGGTTAGACTTTCATAGTGAATTTAGGCAACTTTTTAAGGCCGTAATATACAAGGATTGTTTCTGAATCCTGTATATTACGGCCTTTTTAATTTATTTATATGATGATTTCGTACACAAAGGACATAAACAAATATTCTCTAGACCATGAATCTGTAGCAATAGATGCTTACTGTGTGTCTTCCCATTTTGCGACTTCTTCCCGAACGATCGGTGCCACTTCCGTTCCCAACAGTTCAATGGCCTTCATCACATCAGCATGAGGCATCGTTCCAACGGGTACATGTAGCATAAAGCGTGTAATCCCTACGTTTTTACGCAGGTATATGATCTTTTGGGCAACGGTTTCCGAATCCCCTACATACAATGCCCCTTTAAAACTCCGAGCTGCATCGAATGCTGCACGGTCGTAATGACCCCAGCCTCTCTCCCGTCCAAGGACGTTCATGACTTGCTGGGTCGGTGGGAAAAATTTATCTGCTGCTGTCTCATTATCCTCTGCAATAAACCCGTGTGAATGGGAGGCAATCGGTAATTTTGATACGTCATGACCTGCCTTAGCCGCCGCTTGTTTATAGAGCTGAACGAGTGGGGCAAACTGCACGGGGCGTCCTCCTATTATTGCCAAAACCAGTGGCAGTCCCAAAAGTCCTGCGCGGACGACCGATTCACTATTGCCCCCGCTTCCAATCCATATAGGCAAAGGATCTTGAACAGGACGCGGATAAATACCAACATTATCAATGGCTGGGCGATGCTTTCCAGACCATGACACGATTTCGGACTTCTGTAATTTCAGCAGCAAGTCCAATTTTTCTTCAAATAGTTCGTGATAGTCCTCTAAATCATAGCCAAACAGCGGAAAGGATTCGATAAAAGAACCCCGTCCAGCCATAATTTCCGCACGTCCATTCGAGATACCATCCAGTGTGGCAAAGTCTTGGAATACCCGGACTGGATCTGCAGATGAAAGCACAGTGACCGCACTCGTCAATCGGATTCTCTTTGTCTGTGATGCTGCAGCTGCCAACACAACTGCTGGAGAAGAGGCCGCAAAATCATGACGATGATGCTCCCCAACCCCAAATACATCCAATCCAACTTGATCGGCAAACACAATTTCCTCCACTACTTCACGCAACCGTTGTGCGTGGCTGATTACTTTACCGGTTTTAACATCAGGTGTTGTTTCTACAAACGTGCTGATTCCTATCTCCATTAACAAGACCTCCTATATAATTCACCGTTTCTTCAAATGAATAAATTTTATATTTTCTTTAATATACTTCATTTTCGAGATATTTTCCTTTCGAAGAATTTCTTTCAGATACACGTAAATGTCACTATCCTACTTAGGAAAAACCATACTTATACTGTCCTATACATTAGTAATTTACTGCTATATAGTAAAATCAGGTGATGATATGAAAACAAACATATACTTAAACAATGAAAAATTCATTGCAGGAATGACCATGAAAAATGAAGTCGAACTGGAACACAACAATATGGCTCTCCACGCCTGTGAATCCACGGCTGACATAGTAGAAAACCGCAAGAAATTAGCTGCCTTCTTAAATTGCGAACTGGATAATTTCGTTTGTGCGAATCAGACACATAGTGCGAATTTCCATCGGGTAACGCTTGATGATAAAGGACGTGGCGCGAATCAGGTTGATACAGCCATTGCGGATACAGATGCCCTGTATACGTATGAGCCTAATATCTTGCTAAGCAGCTTCACTGCCGATTGTGTTCCTGTGATTTTTTACAATGAAGTGACTGGCCTGATAGGCGTTATTCATTCCGGATGGCAAGGTACCGTCAAAGAAATCTCATTAAAACTTTTTGAGCATTTAAATCAAGTTGAACGTTGTAACCCAAGTGATTTACATGTCCATATTGGTGCAGCGCTGAGCCAAGAAAAATTTGAAGTTGATGAAAATGTGTATGTAAAATTCAAAGACCTTGGCTACGCCGATAATTTTATGTATTACAATGATCAAACCCACAAGTATCACATTGACAATCAATTAACCGTGAAAAAGCAATGTGAATTAGCAGGCATCCCGTCAGAGCAAATTACGATTGACCGTACGTGCACGTTTGTTAGTCCGGATGGCTTCTCTTATCGCCAAGACAAACAAAGCGGTCGACATCTGAGTTTTATTATGAGAAAAAGTGACTGATCCGGAATAATTTTAAAAGCACATCAACATTAAAAAGTTGATGTGCTTTCTTATTGTTATAGCTTGACCTTGCTTAATGCTCCTATTTCAATGGAATTCATCTTTTTTGACAGTCGTTTATTTCCCATTTTTCAAAATGGAATCAAAATACATTTCACACACCGACAAGTGTACGCATAGCATAAGAGATAATTTCCTAACGACGGAGGTACAAATTTGGTCAATTTTTTATCTTTCCAGGGAACGGTCACGGAAATCAGTGATTTCATGATAGGAGCAAATGGTGAAGGAGAAGGTTGCTATACGTTGATGTCAGTAGATAATGGTGCTGGAGCTTCAGTAAATTTCGTGGTATCGCCGACCACTTATTTTGTTAACCAGGAGATGGTCGCTGTGGGAGACCGGGTAACCGGGTACTATGATGGAAATGCCCCTGTTCCTCTCATTTATCCACCGCAATACCGGGCACTTATCATCGTGAAAGATAATCCTTATCAAGATGTGAAAGTCGATTACTTCAATAGCCAATTGGAAAGCCAGGATGGACAATTAAAATTAAATCTCTCTCCTTATACTCCGATTATATCTAGGAATGGGCAACCATTCACACGGAGTATTACGAACCGAAACCTGATTGTCATCTATGGTCCAACTACGAGAAGCATTCCGGCACAGACCACGCCATATGGAATTATTGTTTGGTGTTGAATTTAAAGGAATCCGCATGGAACTTGCGATTTTTATTTATTCGTTTATGGTAGGGTTCACCGAAATAATGTAAGAGGCAAAAAAAGACGGGAGATTTTTCTTCCGTTTATTTTTTTGTAAGTCGGCATCACCTTAATCTGACCCCTACATTTTGCTATAAACTGATACTTTTAAATAGTCCAGCCCTTTGCTACTGTTATCAGTGAATTCAAAAAAACGCAAAGAAGGGTTAAACTATGCAAAATACACAAAGTTATTCAAGCTCAATCTCACGCACTCGCACATTTGATTTAATTTTAACGTCTATGTTAATTGCACTTGTATTCGTTTCTACACTCTTATTAAATATCAAACTACCTATTACGGCGAATGGCGGTTTAGTTCACCTTGGAACAGCTATGCTCTTCATTGCCTCCATTTTATTTGGTCCTAAAAAAGCAGCCATCGCTGGTGCTGTTGGGATGGGGTTATTCGACTTAGTTTCTAATTGGACATTGTGGGCACCCTTCACCATTGTGGCTCGCGGCTTACAAGGATATATAGTTGGAAAAATTGCTTGGTCGAACGGTCGCAATGGTAACAGTGTTGCTTTCAATCTACTCGCTACTATTGTTTCTATTCCTGTGATGTTAGCGGTTTATTACCTTTGTGAAGGGGTTCTATATGGTAACTGGATTGCACCTGTGGCCTCTATTCCTGGAAACATCGTTCAAAATGTTGTCGGGATCATTGTAGCCATTCCTGTAGCTAGTGCACTGAAAAAGGTTCCTTTTTTTAAGTAGTACTATTGTTAAACACCATATAACAATTTTTATATAACCTAAAAAGGGGAAGGCTTTGTTATTAAGCCTTCCCCTTTACTATTGTTTTTTAGAAAGTGAATTATCGGTTAGTCACTTGATCATCTTTTTGAGTATCTATTGGAACACGCTTGCCGATTCGAAAAGCGTAAAAACTAATGACAACAAGACATAAGAACACAATACCTGCAATAAGCGACATCCGTGTGTCCTCATTAA from Paenisporosarcina sp. FSL H8-0542 encodes:
- a CDS encoding LLM class flavin-dependent oxidoreductase, translated to MEIGISTFVETTPDVKTGKVISHAQRLREVVEEIVFADQVGLDVFGVGEHHRHDFAASSPAVVLAAAASQTKRIRLTSAVTVLSSADPVRVFQDFATLDGISNGRAEIMAGRGSFIESFPLFGYDLEDYHELFEEKLDLLLKLQKSEIVSWSGKHRPAIDNVGIYPRPVQDPLPIWIGSGGNSESVVRAGLLGLPLVLAIIGGRPVQFAPLVQLYKQAAAKAGHDVSKLPIASHSHGFIAEDNETAADKFFPPTQQVMNVLGRERGWGHYDRAAFDAARSFKGALYVGDSETVAQKIIYLRKNVGITRFMLHVPVGTMPHADVMKAIELLGTEVAPIVREEVAKWEDTQ
- the pgeF gene encoding peptidoglycan editing factor PgeF; translated protein: MKTNIYLNNEKFIAGMTMKNEVELEHNNMALHACESTADIVENRKKLAAFLNCELDNFVCANQTHSANFHRVTLDDKGRGANQVDTAIADTDALYTYEPNILLSSFTADCVPVIFYNEVTGLIGVIHSGWQGTVKEISLKLFEHLNQVERCNPSDLHVHIGAALSQEKFEVDENVYVKFKDLGYADNFMYYNDQTHKYHIDNQLTVKKQCELAGIPSEQITIDRTCTFVSPDGFSYRQDKQSGRHLSFIMRKSD
- a CDS encoding ECF transporter S component; this translates as MQNTQSYSSSISRTRTFDLILTSMLIALVFVSTLLLNIKLPITANGGLVHLGTAMLFIASILFGPKKAAIAGAVGMGLFDLVSNWTLWAPFTIVARGLQGYIVGKIAWSNGRNGNSVAFNLLATIVSIPVMLAVYYLCEGVLYGNWIAPVASIPGNIVQNVVGIIVAIPVASALKKVPFFK